From a region of the Zingiber officinale cultivar Zhangliang chromosome 10B, Zo_v1.1, whole genome shotgun sequence genome:
- the LOC122028871 gene encoding nitrate regulatory gene2 protein-like — protein MGCAYSTVEVDEALWRCKERRRLMKQLMKCRADLAAALVAYLRSLRDTGATLRQLIEVESMTSGIVPPVGFTLPPSPPPPPSLPPSPPPPPKIFRVGPKESTKAKFYVSDPSDMDDDDEEGFPLQPPPPPFSVSSGDFGDHMGSTASSGSSSPLRSGGAAAHASTVEGHWAEPKSEFEGEEEVVEEEEEDDLIQRKEALAVAMNRVRGTPPSKELADDGLPIVSQLTKDTDPTTTAWRSKTTCTNIAKELDEYFLKAAASGKDVTVFLESSRSYLHHGDPKARKGKSFKCTEVVDVLSWSWSFRSSHSNRDTQEANNSSMPGTHCTTLEKILVEEQKLYDQVKDEENIKSQHKKILLFLDKLQGRDYDGSKTERTISDVEELQCRIISIKDSINETCMSISKLRDEKLFPQLVEFCGGLVKMWRTMYECHQVQNLVSQQANYFDNSLGTYPTTDSHRQAISQLVAEVTSWHSSFCNLFRYQREYMCVLRQWVRMTDCLPETNNLMGSSSSIHKFCDEVQGVLDQRPDKVAAEAINSFLLVVQPIIQQHSEEHSLQKRFERFQIRLEKEMISSQTLEKDNQQTRLEALKRKAEEEKVKYLHSTHTSRAMMLNNLQTRLPNVFQALMGVSSTYTQALDDITSRMGVVATLPQSVQPVH, from the exons ATGGGCTGCGCCTACTCGacggtggaggtggacgaggcgCTGTGGCGGTGCAAGGAGCGGCGGAGGCTGATGAAGCAGCTGATGAAATGCCGGGCCGATCTCGCCGCTGCCCTCGTCGCGTACCTGCGGTCCTTGAGGGACACTGGCGCCACCCTTCGGCAGCTCATCGAAGTGGAGTCGATGACATCCGGCATCGTTCCTCCTGTTGGTTTCACATTGCCGCCTTCCCCTCCCCCGCCGCCGTCGCTGCCGCCTTCGCCGCCGCCCCCTCCCAAAATTTTTCGAGTTGGGCCGAAGGAATCGACGAAGGCGAAGTTCTATGTCTCGGATCCGAGCGATatggacgacgacgacgaggagGGTTTCCCTCTTCAACCACCTCCGCCACCCTTCTCTGTTTCCTCCGGGGACTTCGGTGATCATATGGGTTCCACGGCTTCCTCGGGTTCGTCATCTCCACTGCGAAGTGGAGGAGCTGCTGCGCATGCGTCGACTGTAGAAGGTCACTGGGCGGAACCCAAGTCGGAGTTTGAGGGGGAGGAGGAGGTcgttgaggaagaagaagaggacgaCTTGATCCAAAGGAAGGAGGCTTTGGCTGTGGCAATGAATAGGGTGAGGGGGACACCCCCATCTAAGGAATTGGCGGACGATGGCTTGCCCATCGTGAGCCAACTTACCAAGGACACAGACCCCACAACAACAGCGTGGAGAAGCAAGACGACATGTACAAACATCGCAAAGGAGCTCGACGAATACTTCCTGAAAGCTGCTGCTAGTGGGAAGGATGTCACTGTCTTTCTCGAGTCCAGTCGGAGCTACCTTCATCATGGGGACCCTAAAGCAAGGAAAG GGAAGAGTTTCAAGTGTACCGAAGTGGTAGATGTGTTGTCTTGGAGCTGGTCTTTTAGATCTTCTCATTCTAACAGAGATACTCAAGAAGCAAATAATTCATCTATGCCTGGCACCCATTGCACAACGCTGGAAAAGATTCTTGTTGAGGAGCAGAAACTCTACGATCAAGTGAAG GATGAGGAAAATATTAAATCCCAGCACAAGAAGATACTCCTATTTTTGGATAAGTTGCAAGGTAGAGATTATGATGGGTCAAAAACTGAGAGAACTATATCTGATGTTGAGGAGCTGCAGTGCCGAATTATTTCTATAAAGGATTCGATAAATGAAACTTGTATGTCCATATCAAAACTCAGGGATGAAAAATTATTTCCTCAATTGGTTGAATTCTGTGGTGG GCTTGTAAAGATGTGGAGGACAATGTACGAATGCCACCAAGTGCAAAATCTTGTTTCTCAGCAAGCAAATTATTTCGACAATAGTCTGGGTACCTATCCAACAACTGATTCTCATCGTCAGGCCATTTCTCAGCTTGTAGCCGAGGTGACTTCCTGGCATAGTTCATTCTGCAACCTTTTCCGCTATCAGCGTGAATATATGTGTGTTCTGAGGCAGTGGGTTAGAATGACTGACTGCCTTCCAGAAACCAATAACTTGATGGGTTCAAGCTCCAGTATCCATAAATTTTGTGATGAAGTGCAGGGAGTCCTTGATCAGCGACCAGATAAG GTGGCTGCTGAGGCAATTAACAGCTTTTTATTGGTCGTTCAGCCTATAATTCAGCAACATTCAGAAGAGCACAGCCTGCAGAAGAGATTCGAACGATTCCAAATCAGGTTGGAGAAAGAGATGATCTCATCTCAGACATTGGAGAAGGATAATCAGCAGACAAGACTAGAAGCTCTAAAGAGGAAAGCAGAGGAAGAAAAGGTCAAGTATTTACATTCCACTCACACAAGCAGAGCCATGATGCTGAACAATCTGCAGACAAGACTCCCGAATGTATTCCAGGCTCTAATGGGGGTTTCAAGCACATACACCCAGGCTTTAGACGATATTACCAGTCGGATGGGAGTTGTAGCTACTTTGCCTCAAAGTGTTCAACCAGTACACTAA